A window of Actinobacillus suis ATCC 33415 contains these coding sequences:
- the rseP gene encoding RIP metalloprotease RseP, with the protein MTSVIAFFILICVLVFVHEYGHFWAARKCGVKVIRFSIGFGKVLFKKIDKQGTEFAFSLIPLGGYVQMYNGESEYQVPKEQMLENKSVLQRAFIIVAGPMANFVFAIMAYWLVFSYGMPTLKPVIGQVLPDTIAAQAKLPTEFELKRVAGQNVQNWEEATLALIGSVGKESVEIEGSLIDEDRLQRFQLDLSNWDVDGTKENPLTTLGIRTKSSIVKPEIKQVAENSPAQKAGLSAGDKILQVNQQPFDWLDLVKQVQTGNTLVLTVEQNGNVKQLVLQPEKKDERYLIGIVPSYEPLADKYRTELKYDILSAFWKSLEKVAGLVKTILQFIGNLLTGELSLKNMGGPISMAKGAGATAEIGWIYYVSFMALISVNLGVMNLFPILPLDGGQLILLAGEAVRGKPIPSVIQMRFQQLGVVFVLGLMAFAFINDLIHF; encoded by the coding sequence ATGACTTCTGTTATTGCATTTTTTATCTTAATTTGCGTACTGGTTTTTGTACATGAATACGGTCACTTTTGGGCGGCACGTAAATGTGGCGTAAAAGTGATCCGTTTTTCTATCGGCTTTGGCAAAGTATTATTTAAAAAAATCGATAAACAAGGAACGGAATTTGCCTTTTCACTGATTCCACTCGGTGGCTATGTGCAAATGTATAACGGTGAAAGCGAATACCAAGTGCCTAAAGAACAGATGTTAGAGAATAAATCTGTTTTACAACGTGCGTTTATTATCGTTGCTGGACCTATGGCGAATTTTGTCTTTGCGATCATGGCTTACTGGTTAGTGTTTAGCTACGGTATGCCGACACTAAAACCGGTTATCGGGCAAGTTTTGCCGGACACGATTGCCGCTCAAGCTAAACTGCCAACAGAATTTGAATTAAAACGAGTTGCTGGACAAAATGTCCAAAATTGGGAAGAGGCAACACTGGCGCTCATTGGTTCAGTTGGTAAAGAATCGGTTGAAATTGAAGGTTCGCTAATTGATGAAGATAGATTGCAACGCTTCCAATTAGACCTTTCAAACTGGGATGTCGATGGTACGAAAGAGAATCCGTTAACTACTCTGGGCATTCGTACCAAAAGTAGTATCGTAAAACCGGAAATCAAACAGGTAGCGGAAAACTCTCCTGCACAAAAAGCTGGATTAAGTGCTGGAGATAAAATCTTACAGGTTAACCAACAACCTTTTGATTGGTTGGATTTAGTAAAACAAGTTCAAACCGGAAATACGCTTGTGTTAACCGTTGAACAAAATGGTAATGTCAAGCAACTGGTGTTACAACCTGAGAAGAAAGACGAGCGCTATTTAATCGGTATCGTACCAAGCTACGAGCCACTTGCGGATAAGTATCGAACAGAATTAAAGTATGATATTCTTAGTGCTTTCTGGAAAAGTTTGGAGAAAGTCGCGGGTTTAGTGAAAACTATCTTGCAATTTATCGGTAATTTACTCACCGGCGAGCTTTCTTTAAAAAATATGGGTGGTCCTATTTCTATGGCAAAAGGTGCTGGGGCCACTGCTGAAATTGGTTGGATCTATTATGTAAGTTTTATGGCATTGATTAGTGTCAATTTAGGCGTAATGAATCTTTTTCCAATTCTACCGCTTGATGGTGGACAACTCATTTTACTTGCGGGTGAAGCGGTAAGAGGCAAGCCAATACCATCAGTGATTCAAATGCGATTCCAACAATTAGGCGTTGTATTTGTTCTTGGCTTAATGGCTTTTGCCTTTATAAATGATCTCATTCATTTTTAA
- a CDS encoding MIP/aquaporin family protein, which yields MERSLKGACIAEFIGTGLIIFFGVGCVAAAQLAGATFGLWEIAIMWGVGVALAVYTTAGVSGAHLNPAVTVALWKFACFDGKKVLPYIVSQFLGAFTAAALVYFLYKDLFSAAEAAKNIVRGESVGFAGVFSTYPHEHISVVQAFCVEAVITMALVALILALTDDGNGVPKGPMAPLLIGLLIAAIGGAFGPLTGFAMNPARDFGPKVFAFLAGWGDVAFTGARDIPYFLVPLIAPFVGGLIGAWGYRRFIGKNLPCNCEK from the coding sequence GTGGGGTGTGTTGCTGCAGCACAATTAGCCGGTGCAACATTTGGTTTATGGGAAATTGCGATTATGTGGGGTGTAGGGGTTGCTCTTGCCGTTTATACGACAGCGGGAGTGTCCGGCGCTCATCTTAATCCGGCAGTCACTGTAGCACTTTGGAAGTTTGCTTGTTTTGATGGTAAAAAAGTACTTCCTTATATCGTATCTCAATTTTTAGGCGCATTTACAGCGGCTGCCTTAGTCTATTTCTTATATAAAGATCTCTTTTCTGCTGCGGAAGCAGCGAAGAATATTGTGCGCGGTGAAAGCGTAGGTTTTGCCGGTGTTTTTTCTACTTATCCTCATGAACATATCAGTGTGGTGCAAGCATTTTGTGTGGAAGCTGTGATTACCATGGCATTGGTTGCGTTAATTTTAGCTTTAACTGATGATGGCAACGGTGTACCCAAAGGTCCTATGGCACCATTATTAATCGGTTTATTAATTGCCGCAATTGGTGGTGCGTTTGGTCCGCTTACCGGTTTTGCGATGAATCCGGCTCGTGATTTCGGCCCGAAAGTGTTTGCATTCTTGGCGGGTTGGGGTGACGTAGCATTTACCGGAGCTCGTGATATTCCTTATTTCCTTGTTCCTCTGATTGCACCATTTGTCGGTGGGTTGATTGGTGCGTGGGGTTACCGTCGCTTTATTGGTAAAAACTTACCGTGTAACTGCGAAAAATAA
- the glpK gene encoding glycerol kinase GlpK, with protein MTKEYIIALDQGTTSSRAVLLDKNANIVEVAQREFTQIYPQPGWVEHNPMEIWATQSSTLNEVVAKAGITSDKIAAIGITNQRETTIVWEKETGKPVYNAIVWQCRRTADTCAKLKADGHEAYIRKTTGLVVDPYFSGTKVKWILDNVEGAREKAERGELLFGTVDTWLVWKLTQGRTHVTDYTNASRTMLFNIHTKQWDDKMLELLDIPRSMLPEVKNSSEIYGETNIGGKGGVRIPVAGIAGDQQAALYGHLCVEAGQAKNTYGTGCFMLMNTGDEAVESKNGLVTTIACNAKGEPCYALEGSIFMGGASIQWLRDELKIIHDSKDSEYFATKVESTNGVYVVPAFTGLGAPYWDPYARGAILGLSRGANRNHIVRATLESIAYQTRDVLDAMQSDSGKHLATLRVDGGAVANNFLMQFQADILNANVERPVVREVTALGAAYLAGLAVGFWKDLQELRGKASIERTFIPDSDEAKRTRRYAGWKKAVKRALEWEEEV; from the coding sequence ATGACTAAAGAATACATTATTGCATTGGATCAAGGTACTACAAGCTCTCGTGCCGTGTTATTAGATAAAAATGCGAACATTGTTGAAGTGGCACAACGTGAATTTACTCAGATTTATCCTCAGCCGGGTTGGGTAGAGCATAATCCGATGGAGATCTGGGCAACGCAAAGTTCAACACTAAATGAAGTGGTAGCAAAAGCAGGGATTACGTCCGATAAAATTGCAGCAATTGGTATTACTAACCAACGTGAAACCACTATTGTATGGGAAAAGGAGACCGGTAAACCGGTCTATAATGCGATTGTTTGGCAATGTCGCCGTACCGCAGATACTTGTGCAAAATTAAAAGCGGATGGACATGAGGCTTATATTCGTAAAACAACTGGTTTAGTGGTTGACCCATATTTTTCAGGCACAAAAGTAAAATGGATCTTGGATAATGTTGAAGGTGCGAGAGAGAAAGCTGAACGAGGCGAATTGTTATTCGGTACAGTGGACACTTGGTTAGTTTGGAAATTAACTCAAGGCCGTACGCATGTGACCGATTATACCAATGCTTCTCGTACCATGTTATTTAATATTCACACTAAACAATGGGACGATAAAATGTTGGAATTACTTGATATTCCTCGTTCTATGTTACCTGAAGTGAAAAATTCATCAGAAATTTACGGTGAAACCAATATCGGTGGTAAAGGTGGTGTGCGTATTCCGGTTGCCGGCATAGCGGGCGACCAACAAGCTGCACTTTATGGTCATCTATGTGTGGAAGCAGGACAAGCGAAAAACACTTATGGTACCGGCTGTTTTATGTTGATGAATACCGGAGATGAAGCAGTTGAGTCTAAAAATGGCTTAGTGACTACCATTGCGTGTAATGCAAAAGGTGAACCATGCTATGCGCTGGAAGGTTCTATTTTTATGGGTGGTGCATCAATTCAATGGTTACGTGATGAGTTAAAAATTATTCATGACAGTAAAGACTCGGAATATTTCGCTACTAAAGTGGAAAGTACGAATGGGGTTTATGTCGTACCGGCATTTACCGGATTAGGTGCGCCATATTGGGACCCGTATGCTCGAGGTGCGATATTAGGGCTTTCTCGTGGTGCGAATCGTAACCATATCGTGCGTGCTACATTAGAATCGATTGCATATCAAACTCGAGACGTACTCGATGCGATGCAGTCCGATAGTGGTAAACATTTGGCTACATTAAGAGTAGATGGTGGCGCAGTTGCCAATAATTTCTTAATGCAATTCCAAGCAGATATTCTGAATGCGAATGTTGAACGTCCGGTTGTTCGTGAGGTGACTGCACTTGGTGCGGCATATCTAGCAGGGCTTGCGGTAGGCTTTTGGAAAGATTTACAGGAATTACGAGGTAAAGCTTCAATTGAACGTACTTTTATTCCTGATTCCGATGAAGCTAAACGTACTCGACGTTATGCAGGATGGAAAAAAGCTGTGAAGCGTGCGCTTGAATGGGAAGAAGAAGTGTAA
- the lpxD gene encoding UDP-3-O-(3-hydroxymyristoyl)glucosamine N-acyltransferase, which translates to MANFRLIELAEQIGGTLKGNADLAISSIAALDKANSSQITFISNAKYRPQLAQSQAGAIIVSEADVEFCAESQNLIIVKNPYLAYALLAQYMDSTPKAASQISSHAVISPDAKLGNNVSIGANAVIESGVELGDDVIIGAGCFVGKNTKIGARTQLWANISVYHNVQIGTDCLIQSSAVIGSDGFGYANDKGQWIKIPQTGGVIIGNHVEIGACTCIDRGALDPTVIEDNVIIDNLCQIAHNVHIGFGTAVAGGVIMAGSLKVGRFCQIGGASVINGHMEICDGAIITGMSMVMKPITEKGIYSSGIPAQTNKEWRKTAALTMNIDEINKRLKTLEKHFAQ; encoded by the coding sequence ATGGCTAATTTCCGTTTAATTGAATTGGCGGAACAAATCGGCGGTACTCTAAAGGGTAACGCCGATTTGGCTATTTCTAGCATCGCCGCATTAGATAAAGCGAATTCATCACAAATTACATTTATTTCAAATGCAAAATATCGTCCTCAATTAGCACAATCTCAAGCGGGTGCGATTATTGTCAGCGAAGCAGATGTTGAATTTTGTGCTGAATCTCAAAATTTAATTATTGTTAAGAATCCTTACCTTGCTTATGCATTACTTGCACAATATATGGATTCAACGCCGAAAGCCGCAAGTCAAATATCATCCCATGCAGTTATTTCACCGGATGCAAAATTAGGTAATAATGTTTCGATTGGTGCAAATGCGGTTATCGAAAGTGGTGTAGAATTAGGCGACGATGTGATTATCGGTGCAGGTTGTTTTGTCGGTAAAAACACTAAAATCGGTGCACGTACTCAATTATGGGCAAACATATCGGTGTACCATAATGTTCAAATTGGTACAGACTGTTTAATCCAGTCTTCTGCAGTTATCGGTTCTGACGGCTTCGGTTATGCAAACGATAAAGGTCAATGGATTAAAATTCCACAAACCGGTGGTGTGATTATCGGTAACCATGTTGAAATCGGTGCATGTACCTGTATTGACCGAGGCGCATTAGATCCTACCGTTATTGAAGATAACGTGATTATCGACAACTTATGCCAAATTGCGCATAATGTACATATTGGTTTTGGTACAGCAGTAGCTGGTGGCGTAATTATGGCGGGCAGTTTAAAAGTTGGTCGCTTCTGTCAAATTGGTGGGGCAAGCGTAATTAACGGCCATATGGAAATCTGTGACGGTGCGATTATTACCGGTATGAGTATGGTGATGAAACCAATTACCGAAAAAGGTATTTACTCATCAGGTATACCAGCACAAACCAATAAAGAATGGCGTAAAACAGCCGCTCTGACGATGAACATTGATGAAATCAATAAACGTTTGAAAACGCTTGAAAAGCATTTCGCACAATAG
- the bamA gene encoding outer membrane protein assembly factor BamA gives MKKLLLSSLLLANGVVAAPFVVKDIRVDGVQPETGQAIISSLPVKVGQTATDNDVANVVRQLFVQNRFEDVRATREGNTLVIKVAERPLINSVDIEGNSAIPKDPLQDNLKANLISKGEVFDAAKLEGFKQGLLEHYHSIGRYEAKIDTTTTRAENGGVNVKLNVTEGDVAYVKNIKFEGNQAFSSKELTKRLDIQPDVSWWNIFESSKFEQQAYNKDLETLRDFYMDRGYAQFALQDTAVNFNDKKTEVDLVYTVREGAQYNISEIRIIGDTAKLDNELNALLKDFTPGQLFRKSELAAIEEGIKQVLGDHGYGSAKVDLYPKFNEQDRTVQINFVVDAGRRIYVRKIRFEGNDVTADSTLRREMRQQEGAWLSTSAVALGKSRLERTGFYETVDMTMPSVQNTDDQVDVVYKIKERNTGSINFGIGYGTESGISYQAGIKQDNFLGMGSTVSLSGTRNDYGTSVNLGYTEPYFTKDGVSLGGNIFYEDYDNSDNDTSASYKRKTYGINGTLGFPVDENNSYYLGLGYTHDKLSNVEREFTREKYVKSMNFPIVQGNNLYPRIKADDFDFSFGWNYNSLNRGYFPTQGTVANLGGKVTIPGSDNKYYRVNADFRNYYPLNREHKWVISTKVGAAFTNGFGGKKVPFYQLYSAGGIGSLRGFAYGAVGPKAIYYSAQNNAFTSASDDVVGGNAMATASLELITPTPFVSEKYQHNVRTSLFVDAASVWNTKWKKSAYPTLPDYKDYKRVRASAGIAFQWQSPIGPLSFSYAKPIKKYSGDEIEQFQFSIGSTF, from the coding sequence ATGAAAAAATTATTACTTTCTTCGCTTTTACTTGCGAACGGTGTTGTAGCGGCACCTTTCGTTGTAAAAGATATTCGTGTAGATGGCGTTCAGCCTGAAACTGGGCAAGCGATTATTTCTAGTCTTCCCGTTAAAGTTGGTCAAACCGCAACCGATAACGATGTAGCAAATGTGGTAAGACAGCTTTTCGTACAAAACCGCTTTGAAGACGTGCGTGCAACTCGCGAAGGTAATACCTTAGTGATTAAAGTTGCGGAACGTCCTTTAATTAACAGTGTAGATATTGAAGGTAATAGTGCAATTCCTAAAGATCCGCTACAAGACAATCTAAAAGCTAACCTTATCAGTAAAGGCGAAGTTTTTGATGCTGCAAAATTAGAAGGCTTCAAACAAGGTTTATTAGAACATTACCATTCTATCGGTCGTTATGAAGCGAAAATCGACACGACAACGACTCGTGCTGAAAACGGTGGTGTAAATGTAAAATTAAACGTTACTGAAGGTGATGTTGCCTATGTGAAAAATATCAAATTTGAAGGCAACCAAGCTTTTAGCTCAAAAGAATTAACCAAACGCCTAGATATTCAACCTGACGTTTCATGGTGGAATATTTTTGAAAGCAGTAAATTCGAACAACAAGCGTACAATAAAGATTTAGAAACTTTACGTGATTTCTATATGGATCGCGGCTATGCGCAATTTGCCTTACAAGACACAGCGGTAAACTTTAACGATAAAAAAACGGAAGTTGATTTAGTTTATACTGTTCGTGAAGGTGCACAATACAATATCAGTGAAATTCGTATTATCGGTGATACCGCTAAATTAGATAATGAGCTTAACGCATTGTTAAAAGATTTCACTCCGGGTCAATTATTCCGTAAGAGTGAATTAGCGGCAATTGAAGAAGGAATCAAACAAGTTTTAGGTGATCACGGTTACGGCTCAGCTAAAGTAGATTTATACCCGAAATTTAACGAACAAGATCGTACCGTACAAATTAACTTCGTAGTTGATGCAGGTCGCCGTATCTATGTGCGTAAGATTCGCTTTGAAGGCAATGATGTCACTGCCGACTCAACTTTACGCCGTGAAATGCGTCAGCAAGAAGGTGCTTGGTTATCAACAAGTGCGGTTGCATTAGGTAAATCTCGTTTAGAGCGTACCGGTTTCTATGAAACTGTCGATATGACAATGCCAAGCGTTCAAAACACAGATGACCAAGTGGATGTTGTTTATAAAATTAAAGAACGTAACACTGGCTCAATTAACTTTGGTATCGGTTATGGTACGGAAAGTGGTATTAGCTACCAAGCAGGTATCAAACAAGATAACTTCTTAGGTATGGGTTCAACCGTAAGTTTAAGCGGTACACGTAACGACTACGGTACTAGCGTGAACTTAGGCTATACCGAACCGTACTTTACAAAAGATGGTGTGAGTTTGGGTGGTAACATCTTCTATGAAGATTACGATAACTCAGATAATGATACTTCTGCATCATATAAACGTAAAACTTACGGTATTAACGGCACATTAGGTTTCCCTGTAGATGAAAACAATTCATACTACTTAGGTCTAGGTTATACACACGATAAATTAAGTAACGTTGAACGTGAATTTACTCGTGAAAAATACGTGAAATCAATGAACTTCCCAATCGTGCAAGGAAATAACCTATATCCACGTATTAAAGCGGACGACTTTGATTTCTCATTCGGTTGGAATTATAACAGCCTTAACCGCGGTTATTTCCCAACACAAGGTACAGTTGCAAATTTAGGCGGTAAAGTAACTATTCCGGGTTCTGATAACAAATACTATCGAGTAAATGCAGACTTTAGAAATTACTACCCTCTTAATCGTGAACATAAATGGGTAATCTCAACTAAAGTAGGTGCTGCATTTACTAATGGCTTTGGTGGTAAAAAAGTACCGTTCTACCAATTATATTCAGCCGGTGGTATCGGTTCATTACGTGGTTTTGCATACGGTGCGGTAGGTCCTAAAGCGATTTACTACTCTGCACAAAACAATGCATTTACCTCTGCAAGTGATGATGTAGTTGGTGGTAACGCAATGGCAACGGCAAGTTTAGAGTTAATCACTCCGACTCCGTTTGTAAGCGAAAAATACCAACACAATGTACGCACCTCATTATTTGTTGATGCGGCAAGTGTTTGGAATACGAAGTGGAAAAAATCAGCATACCCTACGTTACCTGATTATAAAGATTATAAACGCGTACGTGCCTCTGCTGGTATTGCATTCCAATGGCAATCACCGATTGGTCCTTTATCATTCTCTTATGCTAAACCAATCAAAAAATACTCAGGTGATGAAATTGAGCAATTCCAATTTAGCATCGGTAGTACATTCTAA
- the lpxA gene encoding acyl-ACP--UDP-N-acetylglucosamine O-acyltransferase, translating into MRLIDSTAKISPLAVIEEGAQIGAHVEIGPFCVIGKNVKIGAKTIIHSHVVINGHTEIGEQNQIFQFASIGEINQDLKYQGEPTKVIIGDRNRIRESVTIHRGTVQGGGITRIGDENLFMINTHIAHDCTIGNRCIIANNGTLAGHVTLDDFVIVGGMSAIHQFVVVGSHVMLGGGSMVSQDVPPYVMAQGNHAQPFGVNLEGLKRRGFDKPAMHAIRNVYKLIYRSGKTIEEAIPEIEQFAENEPSVKLFLEFFKRSTRGIIR; encoded by the coding sequence ATGCGATTAATCGATTCTACTGCAAAAATCAGCCCATTAGCAGTTATTGAAGAAGGGGCTCAAATTGGTGCTCACGTTGAAATTGGCCCATTTTGTGTTATCGGTAAAAATGTAAAAATCGGTGCCAAAACCATTATTCATTCACATGTTGTGATTAATGGACACACTGAAATTGGCGAACAAAACCAAATTTTCCAATTTGCAAGTATCGGTGAGATCAACCAAGATTTAAAATATCAAGGTGAACCAACTAAAGTAATTATCGGGGACCGCAACCGTATTCGCGAAAGCGTAACAATTCATCGAGGCACAGTGCAAGGTGGAGGAATCACTCGAATCGGTGATGAAAACTTATTTATGATCAATACTCATATTGCTCATGACTGTACAATTGGTAATCGTTGTATTATCGCAAATAATGGTACGCTTGCTGGCCATGTAACATTAGATGATTTTGTTATTGTTGGTGGTATGTCTGCTATTCACCAATTTGTTGTTGTCGGTTCACACGTTATGCTAGGTGGCGGTTCAATGGTAAGTCAAGATGTTCCACCATATGTGATGGCGCAAGGTAACCACGCACAACCGTTTGGTGTTAACTTAGAAGGTTTAAAACGCCGTGGCTTTGATAAACCTGCAATGCACGCAATCCGTAACGTTTATAAATTAATTTACCGTAGCGGTAAAACGATTGAAGAAGCCATTCCGGAAATCGAACAATTTGCCGAAAATGAACCTTCAGTAAAATTATTCCTTGAATTCTTCAAACGCTCTACGCGAGGCATTATTCGCTAA
- a CDS encoding phosphatidate cytidylyltransferase translates to MLKERVLSAIVMIIAVLAAIFLLSPLPLTLVLAAVIAAAMWEWAQFAGLKRSLPRAVVAFVTVCLFILLIFANTDYIRAARFLTDETTPLLFISCIWWFIAFLLVVSYPKSANLWAKSVIAKFSFGFCTLVPFFIAALALRFNNYAVNEFQGTYLLLYVCLLVWGADSGAYFFGRAFGKRKLAPKVSPGKSWEGAIGGLITSCVIAFLFLELAPHNVFGRELATLPFILVSMATVAISVLGDLAESMFKRQANIKDSSNLIPGHGGILDRIDSLTAAIPFFATFFFFVL, encoded by the coding sequence ATGCTTAAGGAACGTGTACTTTCTGCTATCGTTATGATCATTGCGGTATTAGCAGCTATTTTTCTTCTTTCACCACTTCCGCTAACACTTGTGCTTGCAGCCGTAATTGCTGCAGCAATGTGGGAATGGGCTCAATTTGCCGGTTTAAAACGTTCATTACCGCGTGCGGTCGTTGCTTTTGTAACCGTTTGTTTGTTTATTCTATTAATTTTTGCAAATACCGATTATATCCGAGCCGCTCGTTTCTTAACGGATGAAACCACACCTCTACTTTTTATCTCTTGTATCTGGTGGTTTATCGCTTTCCTTTTAGTTGTGAGCTATCCTAAATCGGCAAACTTATGGGCGAAATCGGTTATTGCCAAATTTAGCTTTGGCTTTTGCACTTTAGTTCCGTTCTTTATTGCCGCTCTTGCGCTACGTTTTAATAACTATGCGGTAAATGAGTTCCAAGGAACATACTTATTACTTTATGTTTGCTTATTAGTTTGGGGTGCGGACTCGGGGGCTTACTTCTTTGGTCGTGCATTTGGCAAACGTAAATTGGCACCCAAAGTGTCTCCAGGGAAATCTTGGGAAGGTGCAATCGGCGGTTTAATTACTTCATGTGTCATTGCTTTCCTCTTCTTAGAACTTGCACCGCATAACGTATTTGGACGTGAATTAGCAACACTGCCGTTTATTTTAGTTTCTATGGCTACCGTTGCCATTTCTGTATTAGGTGATCTCGCTGAGAGTATGTTTAAACGCCAAGCGAATATTAAAGATAGCAGTAATTTGATTCCGGGACACGGCGGTATTTTAGATCGTATTGATAGCTTAACTGCTGCAATTCCGTTCTTTGCAACTTTCTTTTTCTTTGTACTATAG
- the uppS gene encoding polyprenyl diphosphate synthase, translating to MNFDPQKMPQHVAIIMDGNGRWAKQQGKLRVFGHQNGVKAVRSAVSFAAKHGIKVLTLYAFSSENWSRPEAEVSALMSLFMRALDSEVKKLHKNNIRLKIIGDKKGFSESLQKRIAESEALTAENTGLILNIAANYGGYWDITQAAQQLAVKVKLGEISISDITAERFQNALVTGEQPQVDLLIRTSGEQRISNFLLWQIAYAELFFSPVLWPDFNDESFSEAIIAYQQRDRRFGGC from the coding sequence GTGAATTTTGATCCTCAAAAAATGCCTCAACACGTTGCAATTATTATGGACGGCAACGGGCGTTGGGCAAAGCAACAAGGAAAATTACGCGTTTTTGGTCATCAAAATGGTGTAAAAGCGGTACGTTCTGCGGTAAGTTTTGCAGCCAAACATGGGATTAAAGTCCTAACACTTTATGCCTTCAGTAGCGAGAACTGGAGCAGACCTGAAGCAGAAGTTTCAGCGTTAATGTCGCTCTTTATGCGAGCATTGGATTCCGAAGTTAAAAAACTACATAAAAATAATATTCGTTTAAAAATTATTGGTGATAAAAAAGGTTTTAGTGAAAGTTTACAAAAACGAATTGCGGAATCTGAAGCATTAACTGCAGAGAATACCGGTTTAATCTTAAATATTGCGGCAAATTACGGTGGATATTGGGATATAACCCAAGCAGCTCAGCAACTTGCTGTAAAAGTCAAATTAGGTGAAATCAGTATTTCCGATATTACGGCTGAACGTTTTCAGAATGCGTTAGTAACCGGAGAACAGCCTCAAGTTGATCTATTGATCCGCACTAGTGGGGAACAGCGCATTAGTAACTTCTTGTTATGGCAAATTGCCTATGCCGAACTTTTCTTCAGCCCTGTTTTATGGCCTGATTTTAATGATGAATCTTTCAGCGAAGCCATTATCGCTTATCAACAACGTGATCGTCGTTTCGGCGGTTGCTAA
- the fabZ gene encoding 3-hydroxyacyl-ACP dehydratase FabZ, translated as MTIEVQENREPKVIEVTEIMNMLPHRYPFLLVDRVTDYEEGKWLKAVKNVTVNEPCFTGHFPANPIFPGVLILEAMAQATGVLAVATHGKMNPDELYYFAAIDNARFKRPVVPGDQLVLEVEFLKEMRGITKFTGKAYVDGRLACEADLMCARK; from the coding sequence ATGACAATTGAAGTACAAGAAAATAGAGAACCTAAAGTAATTGAAGTTACCGAGATCATGAATATGTTACCACACCGTTACCCATTCCTATTAGTTGATCGTGTAACAGATTATGAAGAAGGTAAATGGTTAAAAGCAGTTAAAAATGTTACGGTAAATGAACCTTGCTTTACCGGTCACTTCCCTGCTAACCCTATTTTTCCAGGCGTACTTATTCTTGAAGCAATGGCACAAGCAACCGGCGTATTAGCGGTTGCGACACATGGCAAGATGAATCCGGATGAACTTTATTACTTTGCGGCGATCGATAATGCACGTTTTAAACGTCCGGTCGTGCCGGGTGACCAACTTGTACTTGAAGTTGAATTTTTAAAAGAAATGCGCGGTATTACCAAATTCACTGGCAAAGCTTACGTTGATGGCAGGCTTGCTTGTGAAGCTGATTTAATGTGTGCTCGTAAATAA
- a CDS encoding OmpH family outer membrane protein, producing the protein MKKLFKIAAITAALTTASIAQASDTIGFVDPSYLLQNHPVAIDAAQKFDKFMREGRDKFADEDKKLAEENKALTAERDKLESDAKKLQAEQAKVEASLKKKSAALEKDAPRLRSREIQARQNAIEAEYKKFQNKVAAIQKREAEFGKKAEAFQKKADAFQEKLNKAQQEAGGMDPQTVQKQVVEEINATIKEVAKSKGYTLVFPPSVALYAEDESKDITEKVLDALKAKHPEIKIEQPAAKANEAKPATEAKPEEAKK; encoded by the coding sequence ATGAAGAAATTATTCAAAATCGCAGCAATTACTGCAGCATTAACAACAGCAAGTATTGCTCAAGCAAGCGATACTATCGGTTTTGTTGACCCAAGCTACTTATTACAAAATCACCCGGTCGCTATTGATGCAGCACAAAAATTCGACAAATTCATGAGAGAAGGCAGAGACAAATTTGCTGATGAAGATAAAAAATTAGCTGAAGAAAACAAAGCATTAACAGCTGAAAGAGATAAATTAGAAAGCGATGCTAAAAAATTACAAGCAGAGCAAGCTAAAGTAGAAGCATCTCTTAAGAAAAAATCTGCCGCATTAGAAAAAGATGCACCACGTTTACGTTCAAGAGAGATTCAAGCACGTCAAAATGCAATCGAGGCAGAATACAAAAAATTCCAAAATAAAGTTGCTGCAATCCAAAAACGTGAAGCAGAATTCGGTAAAAAAGCGGAAGCATTCCAGAAAAAAGCAGATGCTTTCCAAGAAAAATTAAATAAAGCCCAGCAAGAAGCAGGTGGTATGGATCCTCAAACTGTGCAGAAACAAGTAGTGGAAGAAATTAATGCAACGATTAAAGAAGTTGCAAAATCTAAAGGTTATACTTTAGTTTTCCCACCTTCAGTTGCACTGTATGCTGAAGACGAAAGCAAAGATATTACTGAAAAAGTATTGGATGCATTAAAAGCAAAACATCCAGAAATCAAAATCGAACAACCGGCAGCAAAAGCAAACGAAGCTAAACCGGCTACCGAAGCTAAACCAGAAGAAGCGAAAAAATAA